aaattatcttctttcgcattattacatatcatttatttccttttcattattttatatttcattatcaataaaacacaaaaaaagatctgttaaaataaacaaatgtacgatataaaatctattactttaatagattttgtcataatattctaaaaatttacaaattcgaAGATTTtccagttttaaaaaatagaaaaatgaaaaacagccgcggaaagataaaaaataaatctaaaaaaaaaatgcataatcaCGAGGAGTTCtgttatatttctctttattacgAATCTACGCAacgatcaaaattattttgcgataGCATCGATCGATCCGTGCAAAGCCgcgataaataattgtaacttCTTGAAACGCCGCTAAAACTTCCTCTTTGTTCCTTTCCCTTTCGCTCGCGACAGGAACTTAGAAGAGCGAATAATAGCGCATACCGTCGACTAATGTggattcttattaaaaattgaaagcaGTAGGGAGTACAGACGACACGTGCGTTTATCGTGCACGTATCATAAGTCattgagaaaaatttctaCACGCTTCCGATCGCACGAGGAACTTGAAGCAATTCAAAAGCTGTCTGCcgcattaatttcaataatcacTCACTTTGAAACATACACGAATATGTTAAAGTTTCTATTATAAAAGCCAATATTTCTCTGCAGGCATcattttgtgcaaaaatacaaaattaaaaaaaatctatcgaTAGAACTCGTTagcgcaagaaaaaaaaatagacttCTACTTCATAGATCTAGACTTCATCTTATTTTTAGAGGCAATATCGAACCCATTTCGATGCCTCCAACGTCGttcgaaatttttatcgcgcgtGCTGCGAAAACGAAATTCAAGTTCCTCCCGACGTCGATCGAGCAGGCGTGCTGCGTTTAATCTGCGTTTCCAAAGTAGCAAATTGGATAAAGTTGGGATAAAGAATGACAAGGACACGAACTACAAACAAAACTTAAAAACGAACGAAAGATAGAGAATACTAAAACGCTGCTTGCTTGGCAATTGCTCATTTGGCACTCTGAGAAAACGTACGATCGAGACAAAACGATCGGAGAAGGACTCAAAACGCGATCGTCCTTACCTCCGGCACTAAACGcacgagaaattaattaatccggGAGTTTAACTTGTTTGCGCACAGAAAACGCGCGTCGTCCGTCTCGCCGATGTTATCGGTTGTCCGAGGAAGATTTTCATCTAGACGCATCCTCAAGATGCTCTTAACTGCGCGTTTTCCTGTGCATatgtatcttatttttttttattttttcacttttcaccCCCCTCATTATTTGTCTCCTTTCCTTCGATTTTCAATGAATTCGTCACAAGCGAAACTGCACGACTACTTTAAactaatgattttttaaaatcgttgAAAAACAGAAAGAATTTGCatctgttaatattatatttcttcggAAAATGCGTCAAAAACTTAATTTGGAAactctgtataaaaaaaatgtgtggAATTATAATTCATTAGTTTTAACGAtatgtcaaaattataattaattactcagtTCGTACTGATACATTTCCGAATGCTACGATATTTCCATGCACaatagaacaaaataaaattcaaaattaaattgttttcagCTATTTCAgtatctattataaaaaaaatgtattgcttattcaaaaaaatgaaataaaacaatgttGATTTTCGATTCGATGCACTTTGATGCCACAATGGAACAGaatgaaatttgaaattaaattgctTTCAGCTACTTcaatatctattataaaaaaatgtattgcttgttcaagaaaatgaaataaaacgaTTTGGTTGATTTTCGATGCGACGTGTGTAATAAAAGCCAACGAAAATTCTTACACATAGACAAAGTAGACGCGCAGCTTCACGATTCTCATTGCGTTAACACGCTTTTTAAGGTACAATTTCGCAGCGAAGCTTCGCTGGCGAAGTTCTCCCACTACGCCGTGAATGAAGGGACATTGTTCAAGTGTTCGCTAGGTGGTTAGTACGGTTTGTACAATCAAATTGCGAAAGCGTGtcgttttgaaaaaaaataaagactgCAGACAAAAAGATGGATAGCAGCCAATACCTGCATTACGTGGAGCAGTTTAAACGTACAATTGCAGTTATTATAGAACAAGATATTAGAAGATGACATATAGCCGGAGTAGCTGCTGTGATACATCATGTGGAAAGTAAAAAACGGCGATATGAGATAAAACCTCAATAAAAAGTCATTTGCTACATTTGTAGGTTATGATCGTTTTCGATCACATGTAGTTAGAGTTGCCAGGTCGCCGAGATTTCCGGGAAAGTCGGTTGTCCAATAATTGAAGTTTTTTGTCCcggaaatacataattttaacgaAATCCCAGGATTCATATTTTTAGGTCATTTATCGCGATCGCAACCGTCGACACTTacattaaagatataaataatcagaaaaaaacTTTCAAGAAAACTATACATTCTAATTTTCGACTCGCCTTTCTATTTTAACCTTCTAACCGTGTTCGTTTCGGGTATACTTTGACCATGTTCAGGGTCTAAATAGACCCAATGATGAAAactcattatttaattaacatatatgtatgtattttttttattttctttatttagcattatataaagtaatttagTACAATATATACTgactttttctaaaataatagcCGTACAAATAATTGGATTTAATGTTCGATAGGTTTAGTTTACAcagattgtttagtacgcgtaccaaatactaaatttgCTGGGTCGAAAAAGATCCGAACACGAttagaagattaaaaaaaaaaaaaaaaaaaaaaaaagacacgaACACCTAGCAACGGCTCTTTTTGCCTTTTTCTCCCaagattatttgttaatttattggagccttagtattattattaattttgttaaaaaaaaaaacaatctataagcgttaatgttaaaataaatgattgagCACTGAGATTCAGCTACGGCTCTAtttgctttatattatttttcctattataaaataatagaagagTCCTCaactattattaattgtcaCTGGTTGTAATAAATGAGATAACTAGTGCTCAAAATCAGatagaaatatagaaatatatttgtgtatataACATACATACAGCGCGAATAGCGAACGTGAGCAAGAACATAAACTAACTAAGAACTAAAGAAAGTAATGCGCTTATAACGCCTAATGCCATCTATAGCACGTGAGGACTCAACTCCtgacattaattattgttaaaaaaaagttatttcagtttaaaatgttataagaaAATGATCACAGTGTACCATGATTTATATGGACACACTAACTGATacaagatttaaataaaatactttaataatactcaaatactttaataatccatttttttaaccATCGCCTCAGACATATCCCGGAAATGTTGGTATTAGATCTGGCAAATCTACATGTAGCGTAGCGTCACAGAACAGAGCGGGTGTTTTTCGTTTGTTTCGCTGCGTTGCTTCGCTGATAGTTGGGCAATGTCGAACTATGAAGGTGCCTTTTCACGCTGAAGCTCGACGCTCATTTTTAGCGTCAAAATAGGTCACGTGATCAAAGTTGACGCTAGATTGTGAGAAATGCATGAAAAGAGTTTCTCGTCAAATTTAGCGTCAGTCAGCGGTCAGCGTCGGTATTCATCAGTATTCGTATATATCAAAACTGCTAAAAGTTTTTGTCACTGATTTTGTtcagttaattttttcactcgctttattaataattattgttttaaatattaaaaaaagtgtaattaagTAGGAATAAGATAAAAACCTTTGGTTACCAgttctacttattttatcgaaaatgctaagaaaaagatatatatcgTTATCAgaattcacaaaattattgaaacaaaacCGACGACGTAAAAAACTTGTGGTAGCAGTTCTGATAAACGAATTGTaacaacaaaaaagaaattatcgtaaaaaaCGTTATTGGATAAATCCAATATTTATGGAACGATATAATCATGGATTTTATCACGCAATCttttctgttattattttagaagaaatgcaatttagaaattattttcgtatGACTCCTGCACAATTTGAAGAGTTACTAAATTTAGTAGCActatttattatgaaacaaaCAGTGATCCGGGAGCCTCTAGCCAGGGAGAACAACAGGTCTaagaaacgtctaatagacGTCTATAGATATCTAATAGACGTCTATAGATATCTAAGACGTCTATAGACGTCTTCTGCGTTTTTCTGCGGAAGAACGGTAACCATAGCACGCACAGACAGATCATCGCACAAATCGCACGACTTGACGCTAAAGCTGAAAAAATCCAGCTTCTTTTTCTTGACGCTAGCGTCAACTCGAAGTCACGTGACTATGGGCAACGCTGAAACGAGCGTCCcatgaatttgcaccttgcaCGTTCCTTCGCTGACTACGCATTTTCACACGAATCGGCGAAGTGGGAGAACTTGGCCAGCGAAGCTTCGCTGCATGAAATTGTACCTTTACACACGGGGCACTGCATTACCTCCTAGACACACTTCCCGACGTATGgattaagtatactttttttaaatcgaagTAACGTAAAAAAGGTACACGATCGACTATACTACCATGAGAACGGTGGGCGGTCTGTTTGTGGGACGGCCGCTATTGGTGGACAGCAACGACCAGCATCGccagaaaaaaagaaggttCTCTTCTCTCCATATATTTTGCTTCTCTCTCCCacttaatatgtttatatacacTGGCTACTCCTCGGGCGATCACGACTTTCCGCGAGAATCGTCCGATGGTCGATCGAGGGACGACAGAACCGAAGAGCTGGTGCCGTTCGTTTTTCGTCTAAACTGAGAGAACCGTGTGTACACAGCGAGAGCGAAAGTCCGTCTCgaccacggactaaggaatagagggacggagcacaagctgtaccgggggAGCACATTTGcggcggggggaggggggggggggcgccatattcgtttagtaatcaccacacatagaactcactatttgcgtatgtgtgaataaaattatgtagtaAGATAATGTTTCAAAATGTCTTCtccaagaaaaattttactcgatataatatagtatacatTACGTGtagtatatatttctaaaattttcctTGAAAAGAACGTTTTGGAACCTAATCTAAATAATAAGATGAACTTCTTATCTATGTgaactaatttttaaattttgctctAATGTTTTTTGAAGTTCGCTtttcctttcatttttttcattagttATGGAGCAGCCTGGTACTATATATCTaaccattttttataaaatttatagtacaacaataataaaaccgcctaacctctttacgcttgtcactcgttatgtctagtggcaccactacacgagtgtaaccatgtcacagacacagaatctctgtgtgagaatcgctacatcaatatggcggaaagcagtcctcccccgcacgcttgaattaccatcccctctcgcctaaactaggactttagactcgGTCCCCtttattccttagtccgtggtcTCGACCGATTGGTTTCTTCCTTTTGATGATTTACTTTTACCGATTGGCGCGAATTTTGTCTGTCCTTTGGTAACGTTCCTGTCTCAAGTCGCGGAAAGTCGCGACGCGCGCCCGATCGAATCAACGTTGAAACCCATCGAATGAGTCGTAGATCCTTAAACAAAATCAACATGGCCGCCATAAACGtataaactaataaaatgtaaaaaaaacaacgtTCTCGATTATCTAAGTAACAAACGATAGTTATTTCATCTTTCTTTCCCCCTCTCAATCTTTCCTAGAAAGTAgccttttcttcttctttttttttttatacacgtTTACAATAAAGGGAATCGACCTTTTTTTCCGTGTCTAATATTGTGTTATCTCTGcctaaattttttgtatttttcttatctttaaagaaatttaactaTAAAACGGGAGACGACGAAATTGCCACTTATtcgaaattttcgaaatcATTCGCCTAAAATCACCTAAGATGATTCTGCTAGTAATCGAACGAATTTTTCcaacaaaaaatttcactAATTAATTACAGACTTACATccgagaaatatataatgattaaaatatatagatatattactaaaaaattaattgccaCTCATTCAACGAATCGCACGATAAATGCGTAGAAACTTAAACAGCAATATATggagaaaagaaaatgcattaattttgcgattcTCGTCCGCATCGTCGAACAAAACAGTCGGCGAGGTCGCCGATTCGGCGTCTCCCGTTTAAAATCAAGCTAGACAAACCTACAGTCGccgttaaaaagaaatatcttaaattttattagtactaCGAAGAACGCGCTAAGGGGCTCGCGCATACCGTCGTTTGTGCTAAACGCGAAAATGTGAATTAAAACACGCGTTATTGAAGAACACAGCCGTTGATTTGTTCATCGTTTCCGGCTGTTTCGAAAACAAAGATTCCTAAAAGATTAAACGAAATAATCAGCTattaatcgaaataaaaagaCCTCCTAAAGCAAATTAAGAGTAATAACATCGGTGGATTCGATCGACAATACGCGCTGGGAAAGACCGCGGCCCCCGAACGCGTTCGCCATTGTCAAATCTCTTACGGAGTCGAAGAGAGAGGATTTCTAAAGCACGGTCGTCCGGAACAAGGAGATCGATTTGTAAAAGAGGGGATACAGGTCGGCCGCGGTGCGCAAACGGCGGCGGTTCGCTAAGTTCTCTAATGGTTACGGCCACTGGCTGTAGAGCTGAAATTGCTCGCGGGTGAAGCAAGCCGAGAGTGGCTTCACGAAGTGGGCGTCGACCGCCCTGCAGTGCGGGCAGGCGAAGACGCGGCTGTAGTCCGAGTAGAAGTTCAGCCGCTGATGAGGGTAGATCAGGGGTTTCTGGCAGCTGTTGCACTGGAACGAAAACGGTACGACACGGTGCGTTCATTTCGTGAAATGTGTCTTCGCCGACGTAACGGACTTGCGATAGAATGAGCGAGCACTTCTTCCACCGTTTAATTCACCGTTCACCCGCAATTTCCGGTTTATCGCAgtacttgtaatattttcagacTACACAAACCGTTTCAGTAACTATTTCCGAGAcggataaatttgaaaaaatagcattaaagTAATGaatcaaaaagaatttaagaaatatggaataaagttaaaatttaatctgcatGTCGAACCACGAGAATTAAAGTAAATCTTTGAGAAACAGAGAaagtaaaattcttatttattccgATATTTACtccgacaaaataaaaaatcacgtTGTTAAAGTTTGTTAAAGTCGACTAGAAGAGCCCATCGACACTCGCGTGTCGAAGAGTCGGAAGTTCGATCGGGTCGAGGCTCGTCACGAATTCGGGACTCACCTTGAGTCGCTCGCTGCAGCAAGGCATGGCAGCGAAGATATCGTAACTGTACATAGTGCCGAGGACCAAGCTCGAACCGTCCCACGGTTGAGTACAGAAACGACAGCGTACGGGTTGTCCGCCGCTGCCCTCCAAACAGCTCATGCACACGGCTGACAAAAATTGCGTGCGACCTTCGACCTTCACCTGGAACGAAATACCGGAGAACCGGATGTGCTATCGTAATCTTACACGTGCAGCATGCTGCGGTTAAATCGCGGGCGAGAAGCACGATCGTGACCAAAAAATCATCTGACGATAACTAGAGCTTCTTTCTCGCAAGATTCTGCGTGCTAAATTAATGCTAAATTAATGCTAAATTAATCGGCCAATCGATTGCTAATTTGTACccagaaaaaatatatcttctacATAATCCttctatatctatatataactTTGCACGCATTACAGATAACTActgcattttattatctaattaaGGTAACATTAAGATACGCGCTACAATCTTCCTCGAGCATTTGAcaagaaagaataatatgacaactattaatttttttcattctgaGATACTTTACTTTCTTAATAAGCtatcaaaactttttatattaaaatgatttgcttttaaaaatttattcttccaAACCTTCTTCCAATTCTTCCAAATTTATAACAGATATGATGATGGAACATACCTCAGCACAAGCGGGCGAGTGTTGTCTGGGTGACAAGAAGAATGTGCCGTCCACCAACGGATACCTATCAAAGACCAGCATAGCAGCGCGGCAAAGAACGCACGTAACTCTAGACCACTGTAGGGCGGCCAATGTCGACAGGATGAAGCATCTGGTATCATCGTTACCGTGATTGCCTTCGTCTTCCATCTGAAAGCAGatcattaacaaatatattattacgcgCAATCGTACATATCGTAgtgcattatttatataacatataaaaatgtgaattataagtcgtaaatttatttctctgtcaaaaatattgaaaaaagaaaataaatttttctccaaaattaattataacttcaaCAGTGTGTGTATTGCGTCGAATAGAAAACTCCGGGCGGAAACGCTAGCCGATAACAATGTCCTATCCCCTCGTTCGATCTCGCTTCCGGTCTGCTTgcgataattttaatgcagaattCTCCATCTGGTTTGTATGCGCGTGAGAAGTAATAACGTCGGCGACGTCAACAAAGCTCGCTTCCTCTCCGCCCGCTCTGGTCGTTAAACAGTTCCGTGGGACGTTTGCTCTAGACCTTGGGCGAGGGGGAAGGGAGGCGGGGGAAGGGGCCCTGATATCGCGGTTGTAAAA
This genomic window from Linepithema humile isolate Giens D197 chromosome 5, Lhum_UNIL_v1.0, whole genome shotgun sequence contains:
- the heca gene encoding headcase protein isoform X4 is translated as MSKSHPSTMEDEGNHGNDDTRCFILSTLAALQWSRVTCVLCRAAMLVFDRYPLVDGTFFLSPRQHSPACAEVKVEGRTQFLSAVCMSCLEGSGGQPVRCRFCTQPWDGSSLVLGTMYSYDIFAAMPCCSERLKCNSCQKPLIYPHQRLNFYSDYSRVFACPHCRAVDAHFVKPLSACFTREQFQLYSQWP